One window from the genome of Leptospirillum ferriphilum encodes:
- a CDS encoding ABC transporter ATP-binding protein: MDKNPFLRLVDVERVFSEQGRINPAIRGLSLEVSEGEFVSLVGPSGCGKSTLLRILQGLIAPTSGKVLYRDILQTGVNPDMGMVFQGFALYPWLNVWENVSLGLVARGVDTGTIRKKVAFYIDKVGLEGYEEAYPRELSGGMKQRVGLARALCIEPAILLMDEPFSNLDALTTLTLRDEVLMLWKDPEMSVRTIVMVTHIIEEAILMSDRVVVLARRPTHVVEEIPVDLPRPRDRRDPEFDRLTDRIFSLIS, from the coding sequence ATGGATAAAAACCCTTTTCTTCGCCTGGTGGACGTGGAGCGCGTCTTTTCCGAACAGGGCCGGATCAACCCGGCGATCCGCGGTCTTTCCCTCGAAGTGTCGGAGGGAGAGTTTGTCTCCCTGGTCGGTCCTTCCGGCTGCGGGAAAAGCACCCTTCTGCGGATCCTGCAGGGGCTTATTGCGCCCACGTCGGGAAAAGTCCTTTACCGGGACATCCTCCAGACCGGCGTCAACCCGGACATGGGGATGGTTTTTCAGGGATTCGCCCTGTACCCCTGGCTGAACGTCTGGGAGAACGTGTCGCTGGGGCTTGTCGCCCGCGGAGTGGACACCGGGACGATCCGGAAGAAAGTGGCGTTTTATATCGACAAGGTGGGGCTGGAAGGGTACGAGGAAGCCTATCCCCGGGAGCTTTCCGGCGGCATGAAACAGCGCGTTGGGCTGGCCCGGGCCTTGTGCATCGAACCGGCCATTCTGCTCATGGATGAACCCTTCTCCAATCTGGACGCCCTGACGACGCTGACGCTGCGGGACGAAGTCCTGATGCTCTGGAAAGATCCGGAGATGTCGGTGCGAACGATCGTGATGGTGACCCATATTATCGAGGAGGCAATACTGATGTCCGACCGGGTGGTTGTTCTGGCTCGTCGCCCCACCCATGTCGTGGAGGAGATCCCGGTCGATCTTCCGCGTCCGCGGGACAGGAGGGACCCGGAGTTCGACCGCCTGACGGACCGGATTTTTTCTCTGATATCCTGA
- a CDS encoding AAA-associated domain-containing protein: MEGDPDQYPGISKIMGLLKVLAEAGGGGDLYQLGVDLHLELGEELQLVRAAESLGFVQTPGGDIALTDLGRDILKKDINGRKKLIRDRILTLPLFQTVLGWLSEEQDKSLPADKIRERLVEAFPQEDPEGQFQILVNWGRYAELFGYRADREELYVDQGD, encoded by the coding sequence ATGGAAGGAGATCCGGACCAGTATCCGGGGATCAGCAAGATCATGGGGTTATTGAAGGTGCTGGCGGAAGCCGGAGGAGGGGGAGACCTCTACCAGCTCGGTGTCGACCTGCATCTGGAACTGGGAGAGGAGCTTCAGCTCGTTCGGGCGGCGGAATCCTTGGGATTCGTTCAGACTCCCGGAGGAGATATCGCCCTGACCGATCTTGGAAGGGACATCCTGAAGAAAGATATCAACGGTCGCAAAAAACTGATCCGGGACCGGATCCTGACTCTTCCGCTCTTCCAGACTGTTCTGGGTTGGCTTTCCGAAGAGCAAGACAAATCCCTCCCCGCCGACAAAATCCGGGAACGTCTCGTCGAAGCCTTCCCGCAGGAAGATCCCGAAGGCCAGTTCCAGATCCTGGTCAATTGGGGGCGTTATGCCGAACTCTTCGGCTATCGGGCGGACCGGGAAGAACTTTACGTGGATCAGGGCGATTAG
- a CDS encoding ABC transporter permease subunit, giving the protein MNQKAGNRTSLGVLALLLVILVFLIWTIFRHSARFHPVPVGGTDLASLPGDLARSVLRLFAAYFLSLVFAYVYGLLTALTRWGEKILLPLLDILQSIPVLGFFPAVIFLLIHLFRNPLEGVELASVILIATSMAWNMAFAVFESIRTAPVEYKELLDGMQAPGWLRLVYFLVPVTIPKMVYNSILSWAQGWYFLIACEMISMGSVHYQLRGLGSFLVVSTSSGKILDALAGIVLLVVTVVLMDFFLFRPIVVWSQRFSIDQSASPAGETRSIFREWLMESNALALSRRVLSSLLEAAMASLYAFLRRLPIAFPPGPDGNGRGVFRWVSPVLGVSSLFLLGILAYSGVESMKRALASGVPWDGLSELPLDMVYSMLRLLAGYFLSLCWTVPVAWYVFVHPRLMRTVMPVAQVMASVPATALFPFIIVLVVRTTHSMNLASILLLLSGMQWYLLFNLLAGAGTFPNELREAALTMGVRGRLFLRKIFLPFLFPSIVTGSITAFGGGWNALIVSEYVVYDQKNYSVRGIGAFLDRVTYGSGNEILIVVSLLMLTVVVVTLNRFFWTPLYERVTTRYGLDG; this is encoded by the coding sequence ATGAACCAGAAAGCCGGAAACAGGACCTCTCTCGGCGTTCTGGCCCTTCTGCTCGTTATTCTCGTTTTTCTGATCTGGACGATCTTCCGCCATTCGGCCCGATTCCATCCCGTTCCCGTCGGCGGGACGGATCTGGCGTCCTTGCCCGGAGATCTCGCAAGGTCCGTTCTCCGCCTGTTTGCGGCGTATTTTCTCTCCCTGGTCTTTGCTTACGTGTATGGCCTTCTGACCGCACTGACCCGATGGGGCGAGAAAATTCTCCTTCCGCTCCTGGATATCCTCCAGTCCATTCCGGTGCTGGGATTTTTTCCGGCGGTCATCTTTCTTCTGATCCATCTTTTCCGGAACCCGCTGGAAGGGGTCGAACTGGCCAGCGTGATCCTGATCGCGACGAGCATGGCCTGGAACATGGCGTTTGCCGTATTTGAATCCATCCGAACAGCCCCCGTCGAATACAAGGAGCTGCTGGACGGCATGCAGGCTCCCGGGTGGCTGCGCCTGGTCTATTTTCTGGTTCCCGTCACCATTCCGAAGATGGTCTACAACTCCATCCTTTCCTGGGCCCAGGGGTGGTATTTTCTGATCGCCTGCGAAATGATCTCGATGGGGTCGGTCCACTACCAGTTGAGAGGGCTGGGAAGCTTTCTTGTGGTCTCCACGTCTTCGGGGAAGATCCTGGACGCCCTGGCCGGAATCGTCCTTCTCGTGGTGACCGTCGTTCTCATGGATTTTTTCCTGTTTCGTCCCATCGTGGTGTGGTCCCAGCGATTTTCCATCGACCAGAGCGCTTCTCCGGCCGGAGAAACCCGTTCGATCTTCCGGGAGTGGCTGATGGAAAGCAATGCCCTTGCGCTTAGCCGCAGGGTGCTCTCGTCTCTTTTGGAGGCAGCAATGGCCAGTCTGTATGCTTTTTTGCGCCGTCTGCCCATCGCCTTTCCCCCGGGGCCGGACGGAAATGGAAGAGGCGTGTTCCGGTGGGTATCCCCTGTCCTGGGGGTCTCCTCCCTCTTTCTGCTCGGGATCCTGGCGTATTCCGGTGTCGAGAGCATGAAACGGGCTCTTGCTTCGGGGGTTCCCTGGGACGGTCTCTCCGAGTTGCCCCTCGACATGGTTTACTCCATGCTCCGGCTTCTGGCAGGATACTTCCTTTCGCTGTGCTGGACCGTTCCGGTTGCCTGGTATGTCTTTGTCCATCCCCGGCTGATGCGCACCGTCATGCCCGTGGCCCAGGTGATGGCATCGGTCCCGGCCACGGCGCTTTTTCCGTTTATCATCGTTCTGGTCGTCCGGACGACGCACAGCATGAACCTCGCCTCCATTCTTCTCCTGCTGTCGGGGATGCAATGGTATCTCCTGTTCAATCTGCTGGCGGGGGCCGGGACTTTTCCCAACGAGCTTCGCGAAGCCGCCCTGACGATGGGAGTCCGGGGCCGGTTGTTTCTCCGGAAGATTTTCCTGCCGTTTTTGTTTCCTTCGATCGTAACGGGATCGATCACGGCGTTCGGGGGGGGCTGGAACGCCCTGATCGTTTCCGAATATGTGGTGTACGATCAGAAAAACTATTCCGTCCGGGGCATCGGGGCTTTTCTGGACAGGGTGACCTACGGGTCGGGAAATGAAATCCTGATCGTGGTGTCCCTTTTGATGCTCACGGTCGTGGTGGTCACGTTGAACCGATTCTTCTGGACTCCTCTCTACGAACGGGTGACGACGCGCTATGGTCTCGATGGATAA